The Paenibacillus sp. FSL R7-0345 DNA segment AAGCTGGCAAGGCTATGATGAAATTATTGACGAAGGTTGAGGAATTTTCTGGAATGCTGTATTCTACGAAGCGAGGTTTCTATGAAACTGTTTAATTTTAGGCCGCTGGCTACAAGAGCCTTGGGTCTGCTCTGTATCCTCCTGCTTACTGCCGCAGCAGTATACCCCCTGCTAAATAGCAGGAGTGCTTCATGCGCCGTAGCAAAACCCGGCATGATTGATTTATCAGCCTGTACTTTCGATAATAATTCAACCTACAAGCTGGATGGAAAGTGGGAGTTTTACTGGGGGCAGCTGCTTGATCCTGCAAACATAAGCCAAGCAGAGGGTCTCGGCTATATTTCTGTACCAGGAAGCTGGAAAACAATCACACAAAGAGAGTACAACCGCTATGGATTTGCCACATACCGTTTGGAGCTGCTGCTGCCGGCGGACAGCGAGTCCTTTGCACTCAAGGTGAACAATATCCGCAATGCCAGCCAGCTCTTTATAGACAGCAAGCCGCTGGGAGGCAGCGGCATTCCCGGACAAACGCTGGAAACCACGAAGCCCCGCAATCAACCCTATTCAGTTAGCGCCCCGAGCATTAATGGGCGGGCTGAAATTGTTATCCATGCATCCAACTTCACCTACGACAGCGGTGGAGTCGCTGAATCCATCCGGATAGGAACACCAGAGGCAGTTTGGGCACTCGACAAGCGGAACAGCATCTACGATATCATGTTTGTGGCCGGCTTCGCCTTTATCGCCGTTTATTTCCTGGGTCAGGGACTGCAGCGTAAAGAAGACTCCTCGTTTTTCCAGCTGGCGATGTTCTGCTTTACAATTGTCTTATATATGCTCACCCACAGCGAAAAGCTGCTGTTTGACCTGTCTCCTTCAATCTCATATGAGTGGTTCAGCAAATTACAGCTAATTTCGGGCGTAATCGGCTTTTCCTTTGTGGCCGGCTATACCTACACTTTGTTCCCTGCCCTGTATTCAAGGCTATTCATGCGGATTACGTTCACCTACTCTATCGGGTTCTGTCTCCTGACGCTATTAAGCTCAATTCGGGTTTACTCACGGGCGTCCAGCCTAATGCTAATCTTTTGCGTAATATCAATAGTCTATACCTTCTATGTGATGCTCCGCTCAGTGGTCCGGAATGAAATCGGCTCCTTTTATTTGCTTATCGGTGCAATCGCCGCCATTATGTTTACGCTCTCGTTGACCAGCAACCTGGCGCTGGGTACAGGGTTTTATTCCGTACCGCCGGTGTCCGGGCCCATCTTCATTCTCTCCGAAGGGCTGTTTCTTTCCGCCCGGCAAGCCCATGCCTATGAGACGATCAAGCTTTTGTCCCAGCAGCTTGCGCGCAAGGACAGAGACAAGGATGAATTCCTGCTGAAAACCTCTAATGAGCTGCGCACACCGCTGAATGCCATCATCAATATCTCATTATCACTCTATGAAGGCAGCGGAGGCTCGCTCAGTTCCTCACAGCGCGAGGATATGCGCCTGATTCTCGGAACCGGCAGACGCCTGGCATTCATGGTCCGGGATATCCTTGATTATGAGCAGATCAAACGGGAGCGAATCACGCTCCACTGGAAGCAGGTCGACATCCAGGGGATTGCCAATATCGTTATTGAAGTGTTCCAGTTTCTGAATATAAAGGATGACATCCGGATCAAAAACCGTATTCCCCCCGGGGTCTATCTGATTGAAGCAGATGAGCACCGGCTGATGCAAATCCTATACAACCTGCTTGATAACGCCCTCAAGTTCACTGACCGCGGCAGTGTCGTCTTCGAGGCAGAGCGGCAGGAGGACATTATCGCCATCTCCGTTACCGATACAGGCAGAGGGATTCCCGCTGAACGACTGGAGCAGATCTTCCGCGATTATGAGCAGGTCAATGAAGCCGACTCTCTGGAGAGCGGCGGACTCGGTCTGGGTCTGGCTATCACCCGTAAGCTCGTCGAACTGCACGGAGGCAGCATTAAGGTAGAGTCGGTGCCGGGACGGGGCAGCACCTTTACCTTCACCCTCCCGGTCAGCCAGCCCGGGGCGGTAATAGCAGAAGCCGAAAACCGCGAGCTGCTGCTTACACCGGTAAATCCTCCATTGGAGGCTTGGGATGATGATTGGAAGTATCCCAATATCCCGCTGCCACAGTATACCCGGGATGAAGAAACCAACGGGTCTGCTCCGCGAATCCTGGTGGTAGACGACGACTACGCCAACCTGAAGGCATTAACCAATTTGCTGTCACTGGAGAATTACAGGATCACCAGCATCCGCAGCGGTAAAGAGGCGCTCGCCATTCTGGCGGAGGACCGCAATTTTGATCTTTGTATCATCGATGTGATGATGCCGGAAATGTCCGGACTGGAGCTATGCAGAATCATCCGCAAAACCTTCAGCCCGCTGGATCTGCCTGTTCTTATGGCTACCGCCGGACAGCAGCTCCATTTCAACGAGTCTGCCTTCCGGGCCGGAGCCAACGATTTTATCCATAAGCCTTATGCCTGGAGCGATTTGAAGGGACGTGTCAAAACACTGGTTGATCTGAAAAGATCGGTAGCCGAGCGGCTCAGCTCGGAAATCGCCATGCTGCGCGCCCAGATCAAGCCTCACTTCCTATACAATGCAATTAACACTATCATCTGGATGAGTACAAGAGATAACGAGAAGACAAGGCATCTGCTGTATGATCTCAGCCATTTTTTGCGGGGAAGCTTTGATTTCAGCAATCAGGAAACAGCGATCCCTTTTGAAAAGGAGCTGGAGCTGATTGAAGCCTACTTGTCACTGGAGCAGGCCCGTTTCGGCAAACGCCTGAGTGTGCAGTACAATATCGAGGTCTCTGAATTTACTCTGCCGCCGCTGATCGTCCAGCCCATTGTCGAGAATGCTGTCCGGCACGGCCTGATGGAAAAAATCGGCGGGGGCACGCTCATCCTCAGCACCCGTCTGCAGGGCGGGAACATTGTCATTACCGTTGCCGACAACGGCAAGGGCATGAGCGATGAGCAGCTGGCTTCCTGGATGATGGACGATTACCGCTCGTCCTCGCGTCAGGGGACAGGGATTGGTCTAAAAAATATTAACCGTCGGCTGCTGAAGCAATTCGGGCATCCGCTGCTGCTTACCCGCGGCGAAGACGGCGGGATCGAAGTACGTATAAGAATACCGTGGAAGGGTGAGGTCTCCTGAATTACTCTGTAATGGTTGTAGATGACGAATGGCCGGCGCTGGAACAGATGCGCGAGCTGCTGCAGCAATGTGAGAACATTGCGTCAATCCATGTTTTTGATAATCCCCGGGAGGCCTTCACGGCCGCCGCTGAGCTGAAGCCGGATCTGATCTTTCTCGATATTCAAATGCCCGAGCTCTCCGGGCTTGCCTTTGCGGAGAATCTGCTGCCGTTCTCACCGGATACGGAGATTGTGTTCGTAACCGCCTACCGCAGCTACGCTGTTGAGGCTTTTGACCTCTCGGCGGCCGATTATCTGCTGAAGCCGGTAGACCCGCCCCGGCTGTTCAAAACCTGGTCCAAATTCCTTTCCAAGCGGATGCAATCCGGACAGCCCGGACAGGCAAGTCCAAGCGCACACTTTCAGTATCTTGGCGGCCATTCCTTAACCGGGCCGCTTGGCGCAGTCAAGTGGAGCACGCACAAGGCCGAGGAGTTGTTTGCTTATCTATGGATACATAAGCAAGGCAGTGTCAGTGTCATTCTGAACGACGTCTTTCCGCAGTGGAATTACGAGAAAGGTAAGCAGTATTTGCACACTACCGTCTATCAGATCCGCAAAACCTTAAAAAATGCCGCTCTGGGCGACAATATTGAACTGACCTCGGACCGGGAGAATTATCGTCTGGAGGCCAGAGACATTGAAGGGGATGCTGAACGGTTCCAGGAAGCAGCCCTTGCTGCGCTCCAGGACAATAATCCGGACAAGCTGCGGGATGCCTCTTCCCTTTACAAGGGCGAGCTGCTGCAATCACTGGACAGCCTCTGGATTTATTCCGCCAGGGACAAATACCGCAAGCTGTACCTGAAGCTGCTGGAGCAGCTTACTCTGGGGCTTATCCAAACCGGCCGCCACTATGAGGCAGAGGAATACGCCCTGCGCCTGGCCGAGCTTGAGCCGCTGGAAGAAAGCTACGCCCTGCAGATCATCTCGCTCTATTATGAGATCGGCAAACCCCTAAGGGCCCAGCGGCGCTATACCCAGTTTCGTGATTCCTACAGGAACGAAATGGGCGGGGAGCTTCCCGAGTGGTTCCTCGAAGCATACGGGCGCCTCGGAAGCTGATTGCACACTTCAGATAATCACGGGCACCAGGACGTCAGTTGGTATAATTTTTTGATGCTTAAGTTACAAAAAAGTAGCCCGGCAGCAGTCTGCCGGACTATTTTTTTTCGCTATTTTTCGTATAAAGCGGTATCATTTCGATTTTTTCTGCCAGTCTTCGACTTTTTATCAGTGTTTTATCAGTGACAAATAGTACCATTGATTTACAAGGCAATGATTATTACTCATCGGATAGTCTCATACGAGTATATGGAGGTTGTTACATTGAACAGATGGCTGGGATTCAAAAAATATTTTAAAGGTACGAATTTACTGACACTTATGTTCTCCATGGTGCGCGAGGTCACTGTAGACAATACGCCGTCCGCTATGTCTGTAGAGGTTACAACCGACCAGGCTGCTTATGCGCCGGGAGACGAAGTAACTGTGATGGTGAACCTGCGGAATTTTGCTCCGAACGACAGCGGCTACAGCTATATGAATTTTACTGTGCAATATGACAGTGAAGTTTTTGATAAC contains these protein-coding regions:
- a CDS encoding response regulator, with the translated sequence MVVDDEWPALEQMRELLQQCENIASIHVFDNPREAFTAAAELKPDLIFLDIQMPELSGLAFAENLLPFSPDTEIVFVTAYRSYAVEAFDLSAADYLLKPVDPPRLFKTWSKFLSKRMQSGQPGQASPSAHFQYLGGHSLTGPLGAVKWSTHKAEELFAYLWIHKQGSVSVILNDVFPQWNYEKGKQYLHTTVYQIRKTLKNAALGDNIELTSDRENYRLEARDIEGDAERFQEAALAALQDNNPDKLRDASSLYKGELLQSLDSLWIYSARDKYRKLYLKLLEQLTLGLIQTGRHYEAEEYALRLAELEPLEESYALQIISLYYEIGKPLRAQRRYTQFRDSYRNEMGGELPEWFLEAYGRLGS
- a CDS encoding ATP-binding protein, translating into MIDLSACTFDNNSTYKLDGKWEFYWGQLLDPANISQAEGLGYISVPGSWKTITQREYNRYGFATYRLELLLPADSESFALKVNNIRNASQLFIDSKPLGGSGIPGQTLETTKPRNQPYSVSAPSINGRAEIVIHASNFTYDSGGVAESIRIGTPEAVWALDKRNSIYDIMFVAGFAFIAVYFLGQGLQRKEDSSFFQLAMFCFTIVLYMLTHSEKLLFDLSPSISYEWFSKLQLISGVIGFSFVAGYTYTLFPALYSRLFMRITFTYSIGFCLLTLLSSIRVYSRASSLMLIFCVISIVYTFYVMLRSVVRNEIGSFYLLIGAIAAIMFTLSLTSNLALGTGFYSVPPVSGPIFILSEGLFLSARQAHAYETIKLLSQQLARKDRDKDEFLLKTSNELRTPLNAIINISLSLYEGSGGSLSSSQREDMRLILGTGRRLAFMVRDILDYEQIKRERITLHWKQVDIQGIANIVIEVFQFLNIKDDIRIKNRIPPGVYLIEADEHRLMQILYNLLDNALKFTDRGSVVFEAERQEDIIAISVTDTGRGIPAERLEQIFRDYEQVNEADSLESGGLGLGLAITRKLVELHGGSIKVESVPGRGSTFTFTLPVSQPGAVIAEAENRELLLTPVNPPLEAWDDDWKYPNIPLPQYTRDEETNGSAPRILVVDDDYANLKALTNLLSLENYRITSIRSGKEALAILAEDRNFDLCIIDVMMPEMSGLELCRIIRKTFSPLDLPVLMATAGQQLHFNESAFRAGANDFIHKPYAWSDLKGRVKTLVDLKRSVAERLSSEIAMLRAQIKPHFLYNAINTIIWMSTRDNEKTRHLLYDLSHFLRGSFDFSNQETAIPFEKELELIEAYLSLEQARFGKRLSVQYNIEVSEFTLPPLIVQPIVENAVRHGLMEKIGGGTLILSTRLQGGNIVITVADNGKGMSDEQLASWMMDDYRSSSRQGTGIGLKNINRRLLKQFGHPLLLTRGEDGGIEVRIRIPWKGEVS